The proteins below come from a single Papaver somniferum cultivar HN1 chromosome 11, ASM357369v1, whole genome shotgun sequence genomic window:
- the LOC113322934 gene encoding spliceosome-associated protein 130 A, producing the protein MYLYSLTLQKATGVVCATNGNFIGGKSQEIVVARGKVLDLIRPDENGKIQTILSVEVFGAIRSLAQFRLTGSQKDYIVVGSDSGRIVILEYNKERNCFDKIHQETFGKSGSRRIVPGQYIAVDPKGRAVMVAACEKQKLVYVLNRDTAARLTISSPLEAHKSHTIVYSIAGVDCGFDNPIFAAIELDYSEADQDSTGQAANEAQKHLTFYELDLGLNHVSRKWTEPIDNGANMLVTVPGGGDGPSGVLVCAENFVIYKNQGHPDVRAVIPRRVDLPPERGVLIVSASMHRQKSMFFFLLQTEYGDVFKVTLDHNNDRVTELKIKYFDTIPVTAAMCVLKTGFLFAASEFGNHGLYQFKAIGDDADFEASSSTLMETDEGFHPVFFQPRGLKNLVRIDQVESLMPMMDMKVSNLFEEETPQIFTICGRGPRSSLRILRPGLAVAEMAVSQLPGIPVAVWTVKKNVSDEFDAYIVVSFAQATLVLSIGETVEEVSDSGFLDTTASLSVSLLGDDSLMQVHPNGIRHIRDDGRINEWKTPGKRTIVKVASNRLQVVIALSGGELIYFEMDMTGQLMEVEKHEMSGDVACLDIAPVPEGRQRSRFLAVGSYDNTIRILSLDPDDCMQILSVQSVSSAPESLLLLEVQASVGGEDGADHPASVFLNAGLQNGVLYRTVVDMVTGQLTDTRSRFLGLRAPKLFSTLVRGRRAMLCLSSRPWLGYIHQGHFLLTPLSYETLEYAASFSSDQCAEGVVAVAGTALRIFAIERLGETFNETVIPLRYTPRKFVIHPKKKLLVIIESDQGALTAEEREAARKECLEDAGMGENGNANGNGEQMENGADDEKEDPLSDEQYGYPKAEAEKWVSCIRVVEPRRILEQETAGTCTTCLLELQDNEAAFSLCTVNFHDKEYGTLLAVGTAKGLQFWPKKSCTAGFIHIYRFMDDGRRLELLHKTQVEGVPLSLCQFQGRLLAGIGQTLRLYDLGKKRLLRKCENKLFPNTIVSIQTYRDRIYVGDIQESFHYCKYRRDENQLYIFADDSVPRWLTASYHIDFDTMAGADKFGNVYFVRLPQDLSDEIEEDPTGGKIKWEQGKLNGAPNKLEEIVQFHIGDNITCMQKASLIPGGGECMIYGTVMGSVGSLLAFTSREDVDFFSHLEMHMRQEHPPLCGRDHMAYRSAYFPVKDVIDGDLCEQFPNLPLDLQRKIADELDRTPGEILKKLEDVRNKII; encoded by the exons ATGTATCTCTATAGTTTAACCCTGCAAAAAGCTACTGGTGTTGTATGTGCAACGAATGGGAACTTCATTGGTGGAAAATCACAAGAGATAGTAGTAGCAAGAGGTAAAGTACTAGATCTAATACGTCCTGATGAAAACGGTAAGATCCAAACTATTCTATCAGTTGAAGTTTTTGGAGCTATTCGTTCACTAGCTCAGTTTAGATTAACTGGTTCACAAAAAGATTATATCGTCGTTGGTTCTGATTCTGGTCGTATTGTAATTCTTGAATATAATAAAGAAAGAAATTGTTTTGATAAAATTCATCAAGAAACTTTTGGGAAATCTGGCTCCAGAAGAATTGTGCCAGGACAGTATATAGCTGTTGATCCTAAAGGACGTGCTGTTATGGTTGCCGCTTGTGAGAAACAAAAGCTTGTTTATGTATTGAATAGAGATACTGCTGCTAGGTTAACCATATCTTCCCCTTTAGAAGCTCACAAGTCTCATACTATTGTGTATTCCATTGCTGGGGTTGATTGTGGTTTTGATAATCCTATTTTTGCTGCAATTGAGCTTGATTATTCTGAAGCTGATCAGGATTCTACTGGGCAAGCAGCCAACGAAGCTCAGAAGCATCTTACGTTCTATGAGCTTGATTTAGGGCTTAATCATGTCTCCAGAAAATGGACTGAACCGATTGATAATGGTGCTAATATGCTTGTTACGGTTCCTGGAGGTGGAGATGGACCTAGTGGTGTTCTTGTTTGTGCTGAAAATTTTGTCATCTACAAGAACCAAGGTCACCCTGACGTACGGGCTGTCATTCCCCGACGAGTTGATTTGCCTCCAGAGCGTGGGGTTCTCATAGTGTCTGCCTCTATGCATAGACAGAAGTCCATGTTCTTCTTTTTGTTACAAACTGAGTATGGAGATGTATTTAAGGTGACTCTTGACCACAATAATGATCGAGTTACTGAGTTGAAGATCAAGTATTTTGATACTATACCTGTAACAGCTGCGATGTGTGTTCTCAAAACAGGGTTTCTGTTTGCTGCCTCAGAATTTGGGAACCATGGGCTGTATCAGTTCAAGGCCATTGGAGATGATGCTGATTTTGAAGCTTCCTCATCTACGTTGATGGAAACTGACGAAGGTTTTCACCCTGTCTTTTTCCAGCCTAGAGGTCTTAAGAACCTTGTTAGAATTGATCAAGTTGAGAGTCTGATGCCTATGATGGACATGAAAGTTTCAAATCTATTCGAGGAAGAGACTCCTCAGATATTTACTATTTGTGGTCGGGGACCACGTTCATCTCTACGAATTTTGAGGCCTGGTTTGGCTGTTGCTGAGATGGCTGTGTCTCAACTTCCTGGTATACCAGTTGCTGTTTGGACAGTAAAGAAGAATGTGAGTGATGAGTTTGATGCATATATTGTTGTTTCCTTTGCGCAAGCAACTCTTGTGCTCTCTATTGGCGAGACAGTCGAGGAAGTTAGTGATAGTGGGTTTCTGGATACAACTGCTTCACTTTCTGTCTCTTTGTTAGGAGATGATTCTCTGATGCAAGTCCACCCAAATGGTATTAGGCATATAAGGGATGATGGTCGTATTAATGAGTGGAAAACTCCTGGGAAGAGAACGATTGTGAAAGTTGCTTCTAACAGGCTTCAAGTGGTTATCGCTTTAAGTGGAGGGGAGCTTATCTATTTTGAGATGGACATGACAGGTCAGTTGATGGAGGTTGAAAAGCATGAGATGTCTGGAGATGTGGCTTGTTTGGATATTGCTCCAGTTCCCGAGGGTAGACAGAGGTCTCGTTTCCTTGCAGTCGGATCCTATGACAACACAATACGAATTTTATCCTTAGACCCTGATGACTGTATGCAGATTCTGAGTGTGCAAAGTGTGTCTTCAGCGCCCGAATCTCTCCTATTACTAGAAGTTCAGGCATCTGTTGGCGGGGAGGACGGTGCTGATCATCCAGCTAGTGTGTTCCTTAATGCTGGATTACAGAATGGGGTTCTTTACAGAACAGTCGTTGACATGGTGACAGGTCAGCTTACTGATACCAGGTCCCGCTTCTTAGGTCTGAGAGCACCTAAGCTCTTCTCTACTCTAGTGAGGGGCAGGCGGGCAATGCTTTGCTTGTCAAGTAGGCCTTGGCTTGGTTATATTCACCAAGGACATTTCTTGTTGACCCCTCTTTCTTACGAGACTCTCGAGTATGCAGCGTCATTTTCATCTGATCAGTGTGCTGAAGGTGTGGTAGCTGTTGCTGGGACTGCATTAAGGATCTTTGCTATTGAAAGACTTGGAGAAACCTTTAATGAAACTGTTATACCATTGAGGTATACCCCTAGGAAATTTGTTATTCACCCAAAGAAGAAGTTGCTGGTAATAATTGAAAGTGATCAGGGAGCTCTTACTGCAGAGGAGCGTGAAGCTGCAAGGAAGGAGTGTTTGGAAGATGCTGGGATGGGGGAGAATGGAAATGCAAATGGAAATGGAGAACAGATGGAGAATGGGGCTGATGATGAAAAGGAAGACCCTCTTTCTGATGAGCAGTATGGTTATCCGAAAGCAGAGGCAGAAAAGTGGGTGTCTTGTATCAGAGTTGTTGAGCCAAGGAGAATTCTTGAGCAAGAAACTGCAGGCACTTGCACTACATGTCTTCTTGAACTTCAGGATAATGAGGCAGCATTTAGCTTATGCACAGTCAATTTTCATGATAAAGAGTATGGAACCCTTTTAGCTGTCGGCACAGCAAAGGGACTACAATTTTGGCCCAAAAAGAGTTGTACAGCAGGGTTTATCCATATCTATAGGTTTATGGATGATGGAAGACGGCTTGAACTTCTACACAAGACACAAGTGGAAGGTGTGCCTCTTTCTTTGTGCCAGTTCCAAGGAAGATTACTTGCTGGGATAGGACAAACCCTCAGATTGTATGACCTAGGAAAGAAGAGATTGCTCAGGAAATGTGAGAATAAGCTGTTCCCCAACACTATCGTCTCTATCCAAACATATCGTGACCGGATTTATGTGGGTGACATCCAAGAG TCATTTCATTACTGCAAGTATAGAAGGGATGAAAACCAGCTATACATATTTGCAGACGATAGTGTACCCAGATGGCTCACAGCATCATACCACATAGATTTTGACACCATGGCTGGTGCAGACAAGTTTGGGAACGTGTACTTTGTCCGGTTACCACAAGATCTGTCCGATGAGATCGAAGAAGATCCTACGGGCGGGAAGATAAAGTGGGAACAAGGGAAGTTGAATGGAGCCCCCAACAAACTAGAGGAAATTGTTCAGTTCCATATAGGTGACAATATCACCTGCATGCAGAAGGCATCTCTCATACCTGGAGGCGGCGAGTGTATGATTTATGGTACCGTAATGGGAAGTGTGGGGTCCTTGCTTGCGTTCACCTCAAGGGAAGATGTTGACTTCTTCTCACACTTGGAGATGCATATGAGGCAGGAACACCCTCCTTTATGTGGAAGAGATCACATGGCATATAGGTCTGCTTATTTCCCTGTTAAG GATGTGATCGATGGAGATCTCTGCGAACAGTTCCCGAATCTGCCTCTAGATTTGCAGAGGAAGATTGCAGATGAGCTTGATAGGACTCCTGGAGAaatattgaagaaactagaagaTGTTAGAAACAAGATTATTTGA
- the LOC113324797 gene encoding uncharacterized protein LOC113324797, whose translation MSDVDEKCIFCHEHIEILEHLFFFPACAYSKSVWNLPPFTGGINSNSVPLSFKEHYNQWQVEGDTLTETCATKCRFIWKERCNRIFEEKCTSSLQLSITIQRHINYLSKPRRNMNQQTSCANLVAHKNILWTLPESQCNKINYDASWVSAVDNAGYRLILQNDAGEGRAAKSGIFKASCPEKYEALYLLQGAKWARGEGLSSFWLEGDCERMVNFIQVKESMMDWRNQRIVKEATKILEDCSNFLGFKFIHKISNSVADKLAVKDRKSSIFSVWKEDMPTFLDKFIRLDKRSNFQEDKNSSMINVIGRNAGLLSDDHNRVCPEMIT comes from the coding sequence ATGTCTGATGTAGATGAAAAATGCATTTTCTGTCATGAACATATTGAAATCTTAgagcatctttttttttttcctgcatGTGCTTATTCTAAATCAGTATGGAACCTTCCACCTTTCACTGGGGGAATTAATAGTAATTCAGTACCTTTGTCTTTCAAAGAACATTATAATCAATGGCAGGTTGAAGGCGACACTCTAACTGAAACTTGTGCAACTAAATGTCGGTTCATATGGAAGGAGAGGTGCAACAGGATCTTTGAGGAAAAATGTACTTCTTCTCTACAACTTTCAATTACAATCCAACGACATATTAATTATTTGAGCAAGCCTAGAAGGAATATGAACCAGCAAACAAGTTGTGCTAACTTGGTGGCGCATAAAAATATCCTTTGGACTTTACCTGAATCTCAATGCAATAAGATTAATTATGATGCATCTTGGGTGTCTGCTGTTGATAATGCTGGATACAGACTAATTTTGCAGAATGATGCAGGTGAAGGAAGAGCAGCTAAATCTGGCATATTCAAAGCTTCATGTCCAGAAAAATACGAAGCTCTATATCTTCTACAAGGTGCAAAATGGGCCAGAGGCGAAGGTTTATCGAGTTTCTGGCTAGAGGGTGACTGTGAAAGAATGGTAAACTTCATTCAAGTAAAGGAGTCTATGATGGACTGGAGAAATCAGAGGATCGTGAAAGAGGCGACAAAGATATTGGAAGATTGTAGTAACTTTTTGGGCTTCAAGTTTATCCACAAAATTAGTAATTCAGTGGCGGACAAATTAGCGGTGAAGGATAGGAAATCTTCAATTTTTAGTGTTTGGAAAGAAGATATGCCTACCTTCTTAGATAAGTTTATTAGATTAGATAAAAGGAGTAATTTTCAAGAAGACAAGAATAGTAGTATGATCAATGTCATAGGCAGAAATGCGGGTTTATTGTCTGATGATCATAACAGGGTATGTCCTGAGATGATAACTTGA
- the LOC113322172 gene encoding UDP-glucuronic acid decarboxylase 1-like, with product MKQLHKQSSLNHRRDEENQGSSSHVTSPYSNKTLKNSRTLPRSLSYLLKEQRLLFVLVGILIASSFFILQPTLTKLSPSESHFTRTFVPHIANRDEISDQYSGGGDVNPAFSGGFGTGVGNGGYSSSGGRFSGGDVNAGMGNYRSGKVERVPISIPGKRLRIVVTGGAGFVGSHLVDKLLGRGDSVIVIDNFFTGRKENVMHHFGNPRFELIRHDVVEPILLEVDQIYHLACPASPVHYKFNPIKTIKTNVMGTLNMLGLAKRIGARFLLTSTSEVYGDPLEHPQKETYWGNVNPIGVRSCYDEGKRTAETLAMDYHRGAGVEVRIARIFNTYGPRMCIDDGRVVSNFVAQALRKQPLTVYGDGKQTRSFQYVADLVDGLVALMEGDHVGPFNLGNPGEFTMLELAEVVKQTIDSSATVEFKPNTADDPHMRKPDITKAKELLNWEPKISLNEGLPRMVTDFQKRIDEETQRLLRIK from the exons ATGAAGCAACTACATAAACAATCAAGTTTGAATCACAGAAGAGATGAAGAAAATCAAGGATCATCATCTCATGTTACATCACCGTattcaaacaaaaccctaaaGAATTCAAGAACCTTACCTAGATCTTTATCTTACCTTTTGAAAGAACAGAGACTCTTATTTGTTCTCGTTGGTATTTTAattgcttcttctttttttatcctGCAACCTACTCTCACTAAActttctccatctgaatctcatTTTACTCGCACATTCGTTCCTCACATTGCTAATCGCGACGAAATTTCCGATCAATACAGTGGCGGTGGTGACGTTAATCCTGCGTTTAGTGGTGGTTTTGGCACTGGTGTTGGAAACGGTGGATATAGTTCTAGTGGTGGAAGATTCAGTGGAGGAGACGTGAATGCTGGAATGGGAAATTATAGGTCTGGTAAGGTCGAGAGAGTTCCGATTTCGATACCAGGGAAGAGATTGAGGATTGTTGTGACGGGTGGAGCTGGATTTGTGGGAAGTCATCTAGTGGATAAACTATTAGGAAGAGGTGATAGTGTAAttgtcattgataatttctttACTGGTAGGAAAGAAAACGTGATGCATCATTTTGGGAATCCAAGATTTGAATTGATAAGACATGATGTGGTTGAACCAATTTTGTTAGAAGTGGATCAGATTTATCATTTAGCTTGTCCTGCTTCACCTGTTCATTACAAGTTCAATCCAATCAAAACTATC AAGACAAATGTGATGGGAACTTTGAATATGTTGGGTTTGGCTAAGAGAATTGGTGCAAGGTTTCTTTTAACAAGTACTAGTGAGGTTTATGGTGATCCACTAGAGCACCCTCAGAAGGAGACTTACTGGGGAAATGTGAATCCAATTG GTGTGAGGAGTTGTTACGATGAAGGCAAACGAACAGCTGAAACTttagcaatggattatcataGAGGAGCAGGTGTTGAG GTGCGCATTGCCCGCATTTTCAATACATATGGACCACGTATGTGCATTGATGATGGACGTGTTGTTAGCAATTTCGTTGCTCAG GCGCTCCGAAAGCAACCGCTAACAGTCTATGGTGATGGAAAGCAAACACGAAGCTTCCAATATGTTGCTGATTTG GTGGATGGACTGGTAGCCCTAATGGAAGGGGATCATGTCGGACCTTTCAACCTGGGCAACCCAGGAGAGTTCACTATGTTAGAGCTTGCTGAG GTGGTGAAACAAACAATTGATTCTAGTGCGACAGTGGAGTTTAAACCAAACACTGCTGACGATCCACACATGAGGAAACCAGACATTACCAAAGCAAAGGAACTGCTGAATTGGGAGCCAAAAATTTCACTGAATGAAGGCCTGCCTCGGATGGTCACTGATTTTCAGAAGCGAATAGACGAGGAAACACAAAGACTTTTAAGGATAAAATAG